Proteins from a single region of Rana temporaria chromosome 5, aRanTem1.1, whole genome shotgun sequence:
- the TMEM74 gene encoding transmembrane protein 74 produces the protein WTAFCEIKWIPIACMELYHINRQPQRLDECNNVDWGYNVKDPKAFCYENHCVTSALSPDQYESISLSSSDEGHGLKLSQDDYSKERRKVCCLEELETSFTYVDENVNIELVTHPTFRHDHGHQPQASDREIQQDGINEASIMSDDEATSEASGKNVDYGFISAVTFLITGIMLVIISYLVPRDNRSDPNSIPAREMEKIEKKNAIIGAHLDKCVIAGLCLLTLGGVVLSILLMISMWKGELYRRKAFAAKDSAKLYGSINFNHSKSGGTENTLVQEETIDIVT, from the coding sequence TGGACTGCTTTCTGTGAAATAAAGTGGATCCCTATAGCATGCATGGAGCTTTATCACATTAATAGGCAGCCACAAAGACTAGATGAATGCAACAATGTGGACTGGGGCTATAATGTCAAGGACCCAAAAGCCTTTTGTTATGAAAACCATTGTGTTACCTCTGCTTTGTCTCCCGATCAATATGAGTCCATATCATTGAGTTCCTCTGACGAAGGCCATGGTCTTAAGTTATCTCAAGATGATTACAGCAAAGAGAGGAGGAAAGTTTGCTGCTTGGAAGAACTGGAAACCTCTTTTACATATGTCGATGAAAATGTCAACATAGAACTTGTGACTCATCCAACTTTTAGACACGACCATGGGCACCAACCCCAGGCCTCAGATAGAGAAATCCAACAAGATGGCATTAATGAAGCCTCCATTATGTCTGATGATGAAGCAACTTCAGAAGCTTCAGGAAAAAACGTAGATTATGGCTTCATTAGTGCAGTGACTTTCCTAATTACTGGAATAATGCTTGTTATCATTTCATACCTGGTCCCCAGAGATAACAGATCTGATCCAAATTCCATCCCAGCCAGGGAGATGGAAAAAATTGAGAAGAAAAATGCTATCATCGGAGCTCATTTGGATAAATGTGTAATTGCTGGACTTTGTCTTTTAACTCTAGGTGGAGTTGTGTTGTCGATTTTATTGATGATATCAATGTGGAAAGGTGAACTCTACAGGAGGAAAGCATTTGCTGCTAAAGACTCTGCAAAACTATATGGATCAATTAATTTTAACCATTCCAAGTCTGGTGGAACTGAGAATACCTTGGTCCAAGAAGAAACAATTGACATAGTTACCTAA